From a single Paenibacillus sp. FSL R5-0345 genomic region:
- a CDS encoding holin, translated as MYNDALNSVLAFASVLAVFVMALVQLVKNSVKLPRNIVPVVGLAIGLLVGAVAYPFTDMNLILRLWAGGLAGLSATGLFELAFNKRDGTKTDDK; from the coding sequence ATGTATAATGATGCTCTCAACAGTGTGCTTGCCTTTGCTTCCGTGCTGGCTGTTTTCGTAATGGCACTTGTACAACTTGTGAAGAATAGCGTGAAACTTCCGCGCAATATTGTACCGGTTGTTGGATTAGCTATTGGCTTGCTGGTTGGAGCAGTTGCTTATCCGTTCACTGATATGAACCTTATTCTGCGACTATGGGCTGGGGGGCTAGCAGGGCTTTCGGCGACGGGGTTATTTGAGCTTGCTTTTAACAAAAGGGATGGTACGAAAACAGATGATAAATGA
- a CDS encoding sporulation protein YjcZ yields the protein MGAEFGHVGGAFTSTGAILVLFILLVIITSACIF from the coding sequence ATGGGAGCTGAATTTGGTCATGTCGGTGGTGCTTTTACTAGTACTGGCGCAATCTTAGTATTATTTATCTTGTTAGTAATTATTACGAGCGCATGCATATTCTAG
- a CDS encoding alpha/beta hydrolase, giving the protein MKNKMLIGISSIIVVLIIIVTVGSFYFYHVAIARASKDFLDESPDLQSSPEVEQSKDTSQADKEWWNNQHFDRWEMDSDDGIHLKGYYLAAPVQSDKTVIIAHGYAGNATQMSGYARMYYERLGYNILLPDARGHGDSGGNYIGFGWPERKDYLKWIQRVLEANGEKTQVVLHGVSMGGATVMMTSGEELPPNVKAIVEDCGYTSVKDELTFQLKRMYHLPAFPIVDTTSMLTKIRAGYSFNEASALEQVKKSVTPTLFIHGDSDTFVPTEMVHTLYENSPVEKELYIVPKAGHGEAFRMDPVKYESVVTGFVGKFIE; this is encoded by the coding sequence TTGAAGAATAAAATGCTGATCGGGATTTCTTCCATTATTGTAGTGTTAATCATTATCGTAACGGTTGGAAGCTTTTATTTCTATCATGTCGCCATTGCACGTGCCTCAAAGGACTTTTTAGATGAGAGTCCAGATCTGCAATCAAGTCCGGAAGTGGAACAATCTAAAGATACTTCACAAGCAGATAAAGAGTGGTGGAACAACCAGCACTTCGACAGGTGGGAGATGGATTCTGATGACGGGATTCATCTTAAGGGGTACTACTTAGCAGCTCCTGTGCAATCTGATAAGACGGTAATCATTGCGCATGGTTATGCTGGAAATGCGACTCAGATGAGTGGATATGCCAGAATGTACTATGAAAGACTGGGATATAATATTTTACTGCCAGATGCTAGAGGACATGGAGACAGCGGTGGTAATTACATCGGGTTCGGCTGGCCTGAGCGCAAGGATTATTTAAAGTGGATTCAGCGAGTCTTGGAAGCGAATGGTGAGAAGACACAAGTGGTGCTTCATGGTGTTTCCATGGGGGGAGCTACGGTCATGATGACAAGTGGGGAAGAGCTGCCACCTAATGTGAAGGCAATTGTAGAGGATTGTGGTTATACATCTGTGAAGGACGAGCTTACGTTCCAGCTGAAGAGAATGTACCATTTACCGGCGTTCCCGATTGTGGACACGACCAGTATGCTGACAAAAATTCGCGCAGGCTATTCCTTTAATGAAGCCTCAGCATTAGAACAGGTGAAGAAATCCGTAACCCCGACACTGTTTATTCATGGTGATAGTGATACCTTCGTTCCTACGGAGATGGTACATACTTTGTATGAGAATAGTCCGGTGGAGAAGGAGCTATATATCGTTCCTAAAGCGGGTCACGGTGAAGCTTTCCGTATGGACCCGGTTAAATATGAGAGCGTAGTTACAGGGTTCGTTGGGAAATTTATAGAGTAA
- a CDS encoding DUF6773 family protein: MKTSKVNDERIVSQRRKIQSDAYQILIYCLLISILIQQFIMNAPFAQFAVEFFCLIGIGIYITIRHLSVGVDIWDSRSHTNKKLLINSIISGGICVSLLIVLAGERNVWSIILTFVTFTMVYFLVHLVLRNINKKRQRQIDDELSTDEDIEC; the protein is encoded by the coding sequence ATGAAAACCAGCAAAGTTAATGATGAACGAATTGTATCTCAAAGAAGGAAAATTCAAAGTGATGCTTATCAAATACTAATTTATTGTTTGCTTATTTCAATTCTGATTCAACAATTCATAATGAATGCTCCGTTTGCGCAATTTGCAGTCGAGTTTTTCTGTTTGATTGGTATTGGAATATATATAACTATACGGCACTTATCTGTTGGGGTTGATATTTGGGATTCCCGAAGTCACACCAATAAAAAGCTGCTTATAAACAGCATTATTTCAGGCGGGATTTGTGTTTCATTGCTTATAGTGTTGGCGGGAGAAAGAAATGTATGGAGTATTATTTTAACCTTTGTTACTTTTACAATGGTTTATTTTCTTGTACACCTAGTGTTACGGAATATAAATAAGAAAAGACAAAGGCAAATTGATGATGAATTAAGCACGGATGAAGATATAGAATGCTGA
- the rsmD gene encoding 16S rRNA (guanine(966)-N(2))-methyltransferase RsmD, producing the protein MRVVSGSAKGRPLKSVPGSGTRPTTDKVKEAVFSMIGPYFEGGAVLDLFAGTGGLGIEALSRGMESAVFVDMEPKSIDTIRANLKATNLEAKAQVYRNEAGRALSALEKRGRVFDLVFLDPPYRLKHGDELMLSMVEKGMLQEDAIIVLEHESNYAYPEDIPGFYRLRQAVYGETTISIYQYEANPSVDGETGEEVENESAN; encoded by the coding sequence GTGAGAGTGGTATCGGGAAGTGCAAAAGGAAGACCACTAAAAAGTGTGCCAGGAAGTGGAACAAGACCTACAACCGACAAGGTGAAGGAAGCTGTATTCAGTATGATCGGTCCATATTTCGAAGGTGGAGCGGTGCTGGATTTATTCGCAGGTACAGGTGGTCTGGGTATCGAAGCTTTAAGCAGAGGAATGGAAAGTGCCGTATTTGTAGATATGGAGCCTAAAAGTATTGACACCATTCGTGCCAATTTGAAAGCGACTAATCTTGAGGCAAAGGCGCAAGTGTACCGAAATGAAGCAGGAAGAGCGCTCAGTGCGTTGGAGAAGCGGGGACGTGTTTTTGATTTAGTCTTTTTAGACCCTCCTTACCGATTGAAGCACGGAGATGAGCTGATGCTGTCTATGGTAGAAAAAGGAATGCTGCAAGAGGACGCAATCATAGTACTGGAGCATGAATCAAATTATGCCTATCCTGAGGATATCCCAGGATTTTATAGGCTGCGCCAAGCCGTATACGGAGAAACGACAATTTCTATTTATCAGTATGAAGCTAATCCTTCAGTGGACGGCGAGACTGGTGAGGAGGTAGAGAATGAGTCTGCAAATTAG
- the coaD gene encoding pantetheine-phosphate adenylyltransferase: MSLQIRKERVAIYPGTFDPVTMGHMDIIRRASKQFDRLIVTVLNNLSKNPLFTVEERTALLRQATADIPNVEIDSFRDLLVNYVRQKDAQVIVRGIRTVTDFEYELQNASINHSLDPDAETIFMMTNPKYSYLSSSVVKEIAHFGGNVSDFVTPEVEQAMKLKFNRVDGEKH; this comes from the coding sequence ATGAGTCTGCAAATTAGAAAAGAGCGTGTTGCCATCTATCCAGGCACCTTTGATCCCGTGACTATGGGACATATGGATATTATCCGGCGCGCATCCAAGCAGTTCGACCGTTTAATTGTAACGGTGCTTAATAATTTGAGTAAGAACCCGTTATTTACTGTAGAAGAGCGAACAGCGCTTTTAAGACAGGCGACAGCTGACATTCCTAATGTGGAAATCGACAGCTTTAGGGATCTGCTAGTTAATTATGTTCGTCAAAAAGATGCTCAAGTCATTGTTCGTGGTATTCGTACCGTAACTGACTTTGAATATGAACTGCAAAATGCATCCATCAACCATAGTCTGGATCCGGATGCGGAAACGATTTTTATGATGACTAATCCGAAATATTCCTACTTAAGTTCCAGTGTTGTAAAAGAAATTGCCCATTTCGGAGGTAATGTATCTGACTTTGTGACCCCTGAAGTGGAACAAGCTATGAAGCTTAAATTTAATCGGGTCGATGGCGAAAAGCACTAA
- a CDS encoding nucleoside recognition domain-containing protein produces MNNIKIRRLASRSTPFLSGAIAILLAIAIIISPESSFEASLQGLKLWWTLVFPALLPFLMLSEMLTASGFVHGFGVLLEPLMKKVFRLPGASGWTLALGITTGFPGGAGGVMQLHKQGSISDKEAARLASLTHFASPVTLLIVIGVAFLHSPTAGYFLLAIHWISGLLASYTDALLNGRIDNPQPSVKESTNTKRPSLYSRIQLAATEARSRDGRSFGKLLGESVATAVQNLMVVGGYMIMFAVVINIITTVLPALPAALPAGLLEVHLGADAISKGLTSIGAGSTGVLGLALLSAALGWSGLCAQLQVLTLLKEAGVRFLPYAAVRLMHGAYAFLLTLLLWKPLLTVGTAVLPALADSQSTPNRTINVTAIWSSFPQLLSLQSLLLLILLALSAAIYLVSAFRHRPD; encoded by the coding sequence ATGAACAATATTAAAATACGCCGGCTAGCTAGTCGCTCCACACCTTTTCTATCCGGGGCGATTGCAATCCTGTTAGCCATTGCAATCATCATCTCACCAGAAAGCTCTTTCGAGGCTTCTCTTCAAGGATTAAAGCTCTGGTGGACACTCGTATTTCCTGCACTTCTACCCTTCCTTATGTTGTCTGAGATGCTGACTGCTTCGGGCTTCGTGCATGGCTTCGGAGTGCTCCTGGAACCATTGATGAAAAAGGTCTTCCGACTTCCCGGCGCGAGCGGCTGGACTTTGGCGCTTGGAATCACAACTGGATTCCCCGGCGGGGCCGGAGGTGTAATGCAGCTTCATAAGCAGGGCAGCATTTCGGACAAGGAAGCCGCTCGTCTTGCTTCCCTTACACATTTCGCCAGTCCAGTAACCCTGCTCATTGTGATTGGTGTAGCTTTCCTACATAGTCCTACCGCAGGCTACTTTCTACTTGCGATCCACTGGATTTCAGGACTTCTAGCCAGTTATACAGATGCACTGTTAAACGGCCGGATAGACAATCCGCAACCTTCTGTAAAAGAAAGTACGAATACTAAACGACCTTCTTTATATAGTCGTATCCAGCTTGCAGCCACTGAAGCCAGATCAAGAGATGGCCGAAGCTTCGGCAAACTTCTTGGGGAGTCGGTAGCTACTGCGGTGCAAAATTTGATGGTTGTGGGCGGTTATATGATTATGTTCGCCGTAGTCATCAATATCATTACTACTGTACTTCCTGCATTACCAGCTGCTCTACCAGCAGGCTTGCTGGAGGTTCATTTAGGAGCCGACGCCATAAGCAAAGGGCTCACGAGCATCGGCGCCGGATCAACAGGAGTATTAGGCTTGGCCTTACTTTCCGCTGCACTTGGCTGGAGCGGACTCTGCGCACAGCTGCAAGTACTGACACTGCTTAAAGAGGCAGGTGTCCGATTTCTCCCCTATGCTGCGGTTCGCTTGATGCATGGAGCTTATGCTTTTTTATTGACACTACTACTATGGAAACCACTATTGACTGTAGGAACTGCTGTTTTGCCTGCTCTTGCAGATTCACAATCCACACCAAACAGAACCATTAATGTAACAGCCATATGGAGCTCTTTTCCACAACTGCTTAGTCTGCAATCACTTTTACTCCTCATCCTGCTAGCATTATCCGCAGCGATATATCTTGTTAGTGCTTTTCGCCATCGACCCGATTAA
- a CDS encoding SepM family pheromone-processing serine protease codes for MKQLKHRPGFRATAYLFTFVVIVYVFVFMNTPYIVYQPGSASEVAPMIKVENADPAEEGTFMMTTVSASYANVALLVASVFNSNSEVVRKETRLGDKSEDEYAAEQVFYMNSSQSYSVQAAYHAAGIPYEDVVDYLYVFSVPVESNKGQFHPGDRIISVEGQKVPDPEALSALLSAKKIGDQVAVVLQRNGKEVKEQVTLVEIKDKEGTAVRPGFGVTIAAVQKVKPKEQGKAVSFVDTNVGGPSAGLMFTMEIYNRLTPGDLTKGHRVAGTGTINAEGVVGAIGGVKHKIVAADREGAEIFFVPVKNYDEAKAKADKIGTSMKLVPVSTLDEALKYMEELPVKP; via the coding sequence GTGAAGCAGTTGAAGCATCGGCCGGGATTCCGCGCCACAGCTTACCTCTTTACGTTTGTAGTTATCGTGTATGTATTTGTATTTATGAACACCCCGTACATTGTCTATCAGCCGGGTAGTGCATCTGAGGTTGCCCCTATGATTAAAGTGGAGAATGCGGATCCGGCTGAAGAAGGAACCTTTATGATGACTACGGTATCTGCTAGTTACGCTAATGTGGCGTTACTGGTCGCCTCTGTTTTTAACTCCAATTCAGAGGTTGTTCGAAAAGAGACCCGGCTGGGAGATAAGTCTGAAGACGAATATGCTGCGGAGCAGGTTTTTTATATGAACAGCTCCCAATCTTACTCCGTTCAGGCGGCTTATCATGCTGCAGGAATTCCGTATGAGGATGTAGTAGATTATTTGTATGTTTTTTCGGTTCCGGTTGAAAGTAATAAGGGTCAATTCCATCCAGGTGACAGAATCATAAGTGTAGAAGGACAGAAGGTACCGGATCCGGAAGCACTTTCTGCTTTACTTTCAGCCAAGAAAATCGGTGATCAGGTCGCTGTTGTTTTACAGAGGAATGGTAAAGAAGTAAAGGAGCAAGTGACACTGGTCGAGATCAAAGATAAAGAAGGTACTGCAGTTCGACCTGGTTTTGGAGTCACAATAGCCGCAGTTCAGAAAGTGAAACCTAAAGAACAAGGAAAAGCGGTCAGCTTTGTAGATACGAATGTTGGCGGACCTTCAGCAGGACTGATGTTCACTATGGAGATTTACAACCGTCTTACACCTGGTGATCTAACCAAAGGTCATAGGGTTGCAGGAACGGGCACGATTAACGCTGAGGGTGTGGTAGGTGCTATCGGTGGAGTGAAACATAAGATCGTGGCTGCGGATCGAGAAGGGGCGGAGATTTTTTTCGTACCTGTTAAGAATTACGACGAAGCCAAAGCAAAAGCTGATAAAATCGGCACATCTATGAAGCTGGTACCCGTATCGACACTGGATGAAGCGCTGAAATATATGGAGGAACTACCGGTCAAACCATGA
- a CDS encoding nucleotidyltransferase: protein MTTVGIVAEYNPLHNGHVHHFTEAKRLSGAERAIVVMSGPFTQRGEPAAVSKQARTEMALRMGADLVIELPVAYAVQPAEWFAFGAVALLEATGVVDSLCFGSEAGTLGSLLPLAKYLAEESSELQSEIRRRMALGASFPAAYSAAAAVAFEGTLHEEESPFDAGKLLHQPNNSLGLHYLIALQRLNSKIEPLTVPRTSAGFHDPLQVDSSIASATAIRKLLQEGGSPAAYMPDYSVSILEREHAAGRGPLELEHFRAPLRHLLSTRTATELRTIQDMNEGLENRILRLMPELEQFTILGLLQALKSKRYTHTRLQRLLLHILLNHTKEEMTPSVLAEGPGYIRILGFRESGRALLKEMKQKATLPIVMRPSLHSHPQLERDLQAASAFAGAFREPHRIDMYRDYLEPPVMV, encoded by the coding sequence GTGACAACGGTTGGAATAGTAGCAGAATACAATCCATTACATAACGGTCATGTACACCACTTCACCGAAGCCAAAAGACTATCAGGCGCTGAGCGCGCCATCGTCGTCATGAGCGGACCCTTTACTCAGCGCGGCGAGCCGGCGGCGGTGAGCAAGCAAGCCCGGACAGAGATGGCGCTACGAATGGGCGCCGACCTCGTCATTGAGCTGCCGGTGGCTTATGCTGTACAGCCGGCAGAATGGTTCGCCTTCGGAGCAGTTGCACTGCTGGAAGCGACCGGGGTCGTGGACAGCTTGTGCTTCGGCTCCGAAGCCGGCACTTTGGGTTCGCTGCTTCCTCTGGCCAAGTATCTGGCAGAGGAAAGCAGCGAACTTCAGAGCGAGATCCGCCGCCGCATGGCGCTCGGAGCGAGCTTCCCCGCCGCGTACAGCGCAGCGGCGGCGGTGGCCTTTGAAGGGACTCTCCATGAAGAAGAGAGTCCCTTCGATGCTGGCAAGCTGCTGCACCAGCCGAATAACAGCCTTGGCTTGCATTATCTCATTGCCTTGCAGCGGCTGAATAGCAAGATCGAGCCGCTAACCGTTCCGCGAACGTCAGCCGGATTCCATGACCCTTTGCAAGTCGACTCATCGATCGCAAGCGCCACTGCTATTCGTAAGCTATTGCAAGAAGGTGGATCGCCAGCAGCTTACATGCCGGATTATAGCGTGTCCATATTGGAAAGAGAGCATGCAGCCGGTAGAGGTCCTTTGGAATTAGAGCATTTCCGAGCCCCCCTCCGCCATCTGCTCTCTACACGTACCGCTACAGAGCTAAGAACAATCCAAGACATGAATGAAGGCTTGGAGAATAGAATCCTTCGTCTTATGCCCGAGCTGGAGCAATTCACTATTTTGGGTTTGCTTCAAGCCCTTAAGAGTAAGCGTTACACACATACACGACTGCAACGTCTGCTGCTGCACATTTTACTAAATCACACCAAGGAAGAAATGACCCCTTCTGTATTAGCAGAGGGGCCTGGATATATTCGAATCCTCGGATTTAGAGAAAGTGGACGAGCACTGCTTAAAGAGATGAAACAAAAAGCAACTTTACCCATCGTGATGCGGCCCTCACTACACTCCCACCCACAACTTGAGCGAGATCTTCAAGCCGCGTCCGCTTTCGCTGGAGCTTTTCGAGAACCTCACAGAATCGATATGTATCGCGATTATTTGGAACCTCCGGTCATGGTTTGA
- a CDS encoding YceD family protein, which yields MQIHFRKLANADEPLHIHDVVDVSEVVKGRKDILAVAPLSVDLKALPAGTDCVNVVGKLSGDVDMLCSRCLTEVKSDLNIPFAETFKWLKQPVLPDDDEDEELIYVKDEVVDLIPYVEENFVLHLPDSVLCKADCLGLCQKCGQNLNEGTCSCDNTVIDPRLAALKDFFK from the coding sequence ATGCAGATTCACTTTCGCAAATTAGCGAATGCCGACGAACCGTTACATATTCACGATGTTGTGGATGTCAGCGAGGTAGTCAAAGGGCGCAAGGATATTCTAGCTGTTGCTCCGCTCTCAGTGGACCTTAAAGCGCTGCCCGCGGGAACCGATTGTGTGAACGTGGTGGGGAAACTGAGTGGAGATGTGGACATGTTATGTTCACGTTGTCTCACGGAGGTCAAAAGTGATTTGAACATTCCTTTTGCTGAGACTTTCAAGTGGCTTAAGCAGCCAGTTCTTCCAGATGATGACGAAGATGAGGAACTTATTTACGTCAAGGATGAGGTTGTGGATCTTATCCCATATGTGGAAGAAAATTTCGTACTGCACTTACCGGATTCGGTATTGTGCAAGGCAGACTGTCTTGGTCTTTGTCAGAAATGCGGACAGAACTTGAACGAAGGCACCTGCAGTTGCGACAACACAGTGATCGATCCTCGACTCGCTGCGTTGAAAGACTTTTTCAAATGA
- the rpmF gene encoding 50S ribosomal protein L32, translating to MAVPQRRTSKTRRDKRRTHFKLVVPGMVKCEQCGELKLAHHVCKVCGTYKAREIIKQ from the coding sequence ATGGCAGTACCACAACGTAGAACGTCTAAGACACGCCGTGACAAACGTCGCACCCACTTTAAGTTGGTTGTGCCGGGCATGGTGAAATGCGAACAATGCGGAGAGTTGAAATTGGCTCACCACGTATGTAAAGTTTGCGGAACTTACAAAGCAAGAGAAATCATCAAACAATAG